In Trichocoleus desertorum ATA4-8-CV12, a genomic segment contains:
- a CDS encoding iron uptake porin, producing the protein MAQVNSVSELSDVQPTDWAYQALKSLVERYGVVTGYPDGTFRGRRSLTRYEFAAILNAVFAEINDSITGGRRTDLEPEDVETLQQLQSSYGLALSNLRDRLAGLDGRVTELEANQFSTTTKLQGQAIFAPTLGTQASLELVSRVRLDLLTALQPDALLLTQLEMGNGATDAIGEVHNRDQNLLGTIGLLADGGGLEYIEIEQTPRVRKLYYTFRPRPDLVVSLGPKIVPSDFIDRNPFANDSAVDFSSGFFINNPLIVQNQIDRLGGAGIALDWQLSSSWALRSLYAAADGDSPQKGGLFGDRNQASVELEYTLSPAGSVRLQYTNATLNDTQIEAIGINADWAFDRTTAVFGRYGSGSYQGFNSVLASNLDLQPQTWALGVVFRNLVIPGSLAGAAVGQPFITNDLGDATQTNFELFYNLSINEHLSITPTLMWVANPNNDATNPDVWEGTLRTVFSF; encoded by the coding sequence ATGGCTCAAGTGAATTCTGTCTCAGAGCTATCAGATGTACAGCCGACCGACTGGGCCTATCAAGCCTTGAAATCTTTGGTAGAGCGGTATGGTGTGGTTACAGGCTATCCGGATGGCACCTTTCGGGGACGGCGATCGCTGACTCGCTACGAATTTGCCGCCATTCTGAATGCCGTTTTTGCTGAAATTAATGACTCCATTACCGGAGGCCGTCGCACTGATTTAGAGCCAGAAGATGTTGAGACGTTGCAGCAGTTACAAAGCAGCTATGGTCTAGCTTTGAGTAACTTGCGCGATCGCTTAGCAGGCTTGGATGGACGAGTCACTGAGTTGGAAGCCAACCAGTTTTCCACCACAACCAAACTACAAGGACAAGCCATTTTTGCCCCCACCCTAGGCACACAAGCTTCACTAGAGTTGGTGTCACGAGTGCGGCTAGACTTACTCACAGCTTTGCAACCGGATGCTCTCTTGCTAACCCAACTAGAAATGGGTAATGGAGCCACTGATGCGATCGGTGAAGTGCATAACCGTGACCAAAATTTGTTAGGAACCATAGGCTTATTAGCTGACGGTGGCGGATTAGAGTATATCGAAATCGAGCAGACACCACGAGTCCGCAAGCTTTACTACACGTTCCGCCCTCGACCGGACTTGGTGGTCAGCCTTGGCCCTAAAATTGTGCCCAGCGACTTTATTGATCGCAATCCCTTTGCTAATGACTCCGCCGTTGACTTTAGCTCTGGCTTTTTCATCAACAATCCCTTGATTGTGCAAAACCAAATCGATCGCTTGGGTGGGGCTGGTATTGCCTTAGATTGGCAACTCTCTAGCTCTTGGGCCTTGCGATCGCTCTACGCCGCAGCCGATGGCGACAGCCCTCAGAAAGGCGGGTTATTTGGCGATCGCAATCAAGCCAGCGTGGAACTAGAATACACCCTGAGTCCGGCTGGGAGCGTGCGCTTACAATACACCAACGCTACCCTTAACGACACCCAAATTGAAGCCATTGGGATCAATGCAGACTGGGCTTTTGATCGGACAACGGCAGTGTTTGGCCGCTACGGTTCTGGATCTTACCAAGGCTTTAACTCGGTGTTAGCCAGCAACTTAGATTTACAGCCGCAAACCTGGGCTTTAGGCGTAGTATTTCGCAACTTAGTGATTCCAGGCTCTTTAGCGGGGGCTGCCGTCGGTCAACCTTTCATCACCAATGATTTAGGGGACGCCACCCAAACCAATTTTGAGCTGTTCTATAATCTCTCCATTAATGAGCACCTAAGCATCACGCCAACTTTGATGTGGGTGGCTAATCCAAACAACGATGCGACCAATCCTGACGTTTGGGAAGGAACGCTACGGACAGTTTTTTCCTTCTAA
- the gloA gene encoding lactoylglutathione lyase, whose translation MRLLHTMLRVGDLEESLKFYCDILGMKLLRRKDYPGGQFTLAFVGYGDEIDHTVIELTHNWGVEQYNLGDAYGHIAIGVDDIYATCNTVKERGGKVVREPGPMKHGSTVIAFVEDPSGYKVELIQLGTQGSTSTQQKTEPVTAH comes from the coding sequence ATGCGACTACTCCACACAATGCTGCGGGTTGGCGACCTAGAAGAATCACTCAAATTCTATTGCGACATCTTAGGCATGAAGTTGCTGCGTCGCAAAGACTACCCCGGTGGCCAGTTTACCCTTGCCTTCGTAGGGTATGGCGATGAAATTGACCACACCGTGATTGAGCTAACTCACAACTGGGGAGTGGAGCAGTATAATCTCGGCGATGCTTATGGCCATATTGCCATTGGTGTGGATGATATTTACGCTACCTGCAACACCGTTAAGGAGCGCGGTGGTAAAGTTGTGCGAGAACCAGGGCCAATGAAGCACGGCTCCACTGTGATTGCTTTTGTGGAAGACCCCAGTGGTTACAAGGTGGAATTAATTCAGCTTGGAACTCAAGGCTCAACATCAACTCAGCAAAAAACCGAGCCTGTGACAGCTCACTAG
- the eno gene encoding phosphopyruvate hydratase: MIDTPETAIYSIRAREILDSRGRPTIEAEVYLENGAVGVAQVPSGASTGSFEAHELRDGDSNRYGGKGVQKAVQNVVEEIAPRLMGCDALNQEAIDRAMIDLDGSQNKANLGANAILAVSLATAKAGAEALGLPLYRYLGGPLANLLPVPLMNVINGGAHADNNVDIQEFMIVPIGAPSFREALRWGAEVFSSLSSVLKAQGLLTGVGDEGGFAPNLASNQAALDLLIAAIEKAGYKPGEQVALALDVAASELYKDGQYVYDGAAHTPAEMVDYLAKLAGQYPIVSIEDGLHEDDWQHWQLLTQKLGDRVQLVGDDLFVTNPTRLQQGIDQKAGNSILIKLNQIGSLTETLQAIDLATRNSYRSVISHRSGETEDTTIADLAVAVRAGQIKTGSLCRSERVAKYNRLLRIEDELGKQAIYAGAIGLGPR; the protein is encoded by the coding sequence ATGATTGATACACCAGAGACCGCCATTTACTCCATTCGGGCGCGCGAAATCCTAGACTCACGCGGACGTCCGACTATTGAAGCGGAAGTGTATCTGGAGAATGGTGCTGTTGGAGTTGCACAGGTTCCCAGCGGTGCTTCAACAGGGAGCTTTGAGGCGCATGAATTACGCGATGGGGACTCAAACCGTTACGGTGGTAAGGGTGTACAGAAAGCGGTGCAGAACGTCGTCGAAGAAATTGCGCCTCGCTTGATGGGTTGTGATGCGTTGAATCAAGAAGCGATCGATCGCGCCATGATTGATCTAGATGGCTCGCAAAATAAAGCCAATCTGGGGGCAAATGCGATCTTAGCGGTCTCTTTGGCTACGGCTAAAGCGGGTGCCGAAGCTCTAGGTCTGCCGCTCTACCGTTATTTGGGTGGGCCGCTGGCGAACCTGCTGCCTGTGCCCCTGATGAATGTAATTAATGGTGGAGCGCACGCAGATAACAATGTGGACATTCAAGAATTTATGATTGTCCCGATTGGGGCTCCTTCATTTCGTGAAGCTTTGCGCTGGGGAGCAGAAGTGTTTTCCTCGCTCAGTAGCGTCCTAAAGGCTCAGGGATTGCTAACGGGGGTAGGGGATGAAGGTGGTTTTGCCCCCAACCTAGCGTCTAATCAGGCAGCTTTGGATTTATTGATAGCAGCGATCGAGAAAGCGGGTTACAAGCCTGGAGAGCAAGTAGCATTGGCGCTGGATGTAGCCGCGAGCGAACTCTACAAAGACGGTCAGTATGTCTATGATGGCGCTGCTCATACCCCAGCCGAGATGGTTGATTATCTGGCTAAGTTGGCAGGTCAGTATCCGATCGTCTCGATTGAAGATGGCTTGCATGAAGATGATTGGCAACATTGGCAGTTGTTGACTCAGAAGTTGGGCGATCGCGTGCAGCTAGTCGGGGATGATTTATTTGTCACCAACCCCACTCGGCTACAGCAGGGGATCGACCAGAAGGCAGGCAATTCGATCTTGATTAAGCTGAATCAGATTGGTTCTTTGACTGAAACGTTGCAGGCGATCGATTTAGCCACCCGCAACAGTTACCGCTCCGTCATTAGTCACCGTTCTGGTGAAACCGAAGATACGACGATTGCGGATTTGGCTGTAGCGGTTCGTGCGGGTCAAATTAAGACGGGCTCGCTCTGCCGCAGTGAACGGGTGGCGAAGTACAACCGCCTACTCCGGATTGAGGATGAGTTGGGTAAGCAGGCAATCTATGCGGGCGCGATTGGGTTGGGGCCTCGGTAA